One stretch of Pigmentiphaga aceris DNA includes these proteins:
- a CDS encoding TRAP transporter substrate-binding protein has protein sequence MKKTLLASMVALLGMSVAMSANAEFKTRNIRLSNGLAQTHPVGNGVKTFDACVQEKSGGKMKITAFWSSALGDDLQATQALRSGVQEAVITSSSPLVGLVPALGVFDLPFLFANEKEADAVVDGDFGKFINEKLDAVGLVNLAYWENGFRNLSNSKKPVAKWEDFDGMKIRVMQNNIFLDTFKNMGANATPMAFGEIFSGLETKAIDAQENPFVTIDTSKFYEVQKYISVTNHAYTPFLVLFSKPIWNTYSAEEKAALSECAVKGRDEERKVIRALSQQSLAKIKAAGLQVNEISPEEHKRMLSKAQVVYDKHKATIGPDVVERVQKTLADLRK, from the coding sequence ATGAAAAAGACCCTACTCGCAAGCATGGTCGCGCTGCTCGGCATGAGCGTCGCGATGTCCGCCAACGCGGAATTCAAGACCCGCAACATCCGCCTGTCCAACGGCCTGGCTCAGACCCACCCAGTGGGCAATGGTGTGAAAACATTCGACGCCTGCGTGCAGGAAAAGTCCGGCGGCAAGATGAAGATCACCGCCTTCTGGAGCAGCGCGCTGGGCGATGACCTGCAGGCCACACAAGCCCTGCGTTCCGGCGTGCAGGAAGCGGTGATCACCTCGTCCTCGCCGCTGGTGGGCCTGGTACCAGCGCTGGGTGTGTTCGATCTGCCCTTCCTGTTCGCCAACGAAAAAGAAGCCGACGCGGTGGTGGACGGCGACTTCGGCAAGTTCATCAATGAAAAGCTCGACGCAGTCGGACTGGTGAATCTGGCCTACTGGGAAAACGGCTTCCGCAACCTGAGCAATTCCAAGAAGCCGGTGGCGAAGTGGGAAGACTTCGACGGCATGAAGATCCGGGTGATGCAGAACAACATCTTCCTGGACACCTTCAAGAACATGGGCGCGAACGCCACGCCCATGGCCTTCGGTGAAATCTTCTCGGGCCTGGAAACCAAGGCCATCGACGCGCAGGAAAATCCCTTCGTGACGATCGACACGTCGAAGTTCTACGAAGTGCAGAAGTACATCTCGGTCACCAACCACGCCTACACGCCATTCCTGGTGCTGTTCTCCAAGCCCATCTGGAACACCTACAGCGCGGAAGAAAAAGCTGCGTTGAGCGAGTGCGCCGTGAAGGGCCGTGACGAAGAGCGCAAGGTCATTCGTGCGTTGTCGCAGCAGTCGCTGGCCAAGATCAAGGCAGCTGGCCTGCAAGTCAACGAGATCTCGCCGGAAGAGCACAAGCGCATGCTGAGCAAGGCGCAAGTGGTATATGACAAACACAAGGCAACCATCGGCCCGGACGTGGTCGAACGTGTGCAGAAGACGCTGGCAGATCTGCGCAAGTAA
- a CDS encoding TRAP transporter large permease, producing MTLLVFITSLLGAMAIGVPVAFALMFCGVVLMGYMDMFNTQIVAQNMIKGADTFTLLAIPFFLLAGELMNSGGLSKRIIDFALACVGHIRGGLGIVAILAAVIMASLSGSAAADTAALASILIPMMARAGYNVPRAAGLMAAGGIIAPVLPPSLAFIIFGVAANVSISKLFMAGIAPGLMMAVALLVAWYWVIRTSNIQPLPRQSMKARLKATGNAAWALGMPVIILGGIRMGVVTPTEAAVVAAMYALLVGMFVYRELTVKSLYGVLLRAAKTTAVVMFLVSAALVSAWLITAANIPAELGEMIEPLIERPKLLMLAIMVLVLIVGTALDLAPTILILTPVLMPIIIKAGIDPVYFGVLFIMNNCIGLLTPPVGVVLNVVSGVAKIPLGKVTVGVWPFLLSQVVVLFLLVAFPELVLVPLKWLY from the coding sequence ATGACGCTGCTCGTCTTTATCACGTCCCTGCTGGGGGCCATGGCGATTGGCGTGCCGGTGGCGTTTGCGCTGATGTTCTGCGGTGTGGTCCTGATGGGCTACATGGACATGTTCAACACGCAGATCGTTGCGCAGAACATGATCAAGGGTGCCGACACCTTCACGCTGCTGGCGATTCCGTTCTTCCTGCTCGCAGGCGAACTGATGAACTCGGGCGGTCTGTCCAAGCGCATCATCGACTTCGCCCTGGCATGTGTGGGTCACATCCGTGGTGGCCTGGGCATCGTGGCCATTCTGGCTGCGGTGATCATGGCCAGTCTGTCGGGTTCGGCGGCTGCCGATACCGCTGCGCTTGCGTCCATTCTGATCCCGATGATGGCGCGTGCCGGCTACAACGTGCCGCGTGCGGCCGGCCTGATGGCCGCTGGCGGCATCATCGCGCCGGTGTTGCCGCCGTCGCTGGCCTTCATCATCTTCGGCGTGGCCGCCAACGTATCGATCAGCAAGCTGTTCATGGCCGGCATCGCACCCGGCCTGATGATGGCGGTGGCACTGTTGGTGGCCTGGTACTGGGTGATCCGCACATCCAACATCCAGCCCCTGCCGCGTCAGAGCATGAAGGCACGTCTGAAGGCCACGGGCAACGCTGCCTGGGCGCTGGGCATGCCGGTGATCATTCTGGGCGGTATCCGCATGGGTGTAGTCACGCCGACGGAAGCCGCTGTGGTGGCCGCCATGTACGCGCTGCTGGTGGGCATGTTCGTGTACCGCGAACTGACCGTAAAGAGTCTGTACGGCGTGTTGCTGCGTGCTGCCAAGACCACCGCCGTGGTGATGTTCCTGGTGTCTGCTGCGCTGGTATCGGCATGGCTGATCACCGCCGCCAACATCCCGGCAGAACTCGGCGAGATGATCGAACCGCTGATCGAGCGTCCGAAGCTGCTGATGCTGGCAATCATGGTGCTGGTGCTGATCGTGGGCACGGCGCTGGACCTGGCACCGACCATCCTGATCCTGACCCCGGTGCTGATGCCCATCATCATCAAGGCAGGCATCGACCCAGTGTACTTCGGTGTGCTGTTCATCATGAACAACTGCATCGGGTTGCTGACGCCGCCGGTGGGCGTGGTGCTGAACGTGGTCAGCGGCGTGGCCAAGATTCCGCTGGGCAAGGTGACGGTTGGGGTATGGCCGTTCCTCTTGTCGCAAGTGGTCGTGCTGTTCCTGCTGGTTGCGTTCCCGGAGCTGGTTCTGGTGCCGCTGAAGTGGCTGTATTGA
- a CDS encoding TRAP transporter small permease, whose translation MQAAINLFYRVLEGLIVVALAGMVVMVFGNVVLRYGFNSGIAVSEELARFFFVWLSFIGAVIAFREYSHLGIETFVQRLSRRGRLICMGISNVIVAGCAAVFFWGTWQQLDINISMAAPVTGLSMGWVYGVGLFSGGGICLIAIERVIRVITGRTTEEEISAFCGEGEAAAMMREGTQ comes from the coding sequence ATGCAAGCTGCCATCAATTTGTTCTACCGCGTGCTGGAGGGGCTGATCGTTGTCGCGCTCGCCGGCATGGTGGTGATGGTCTTCGGCAATGTGGTGTTGCGTTACGGATTCAACAGCGGCATTGCGGTCTCTGAAGAACTCGCACGGTTCTTCTTCGTGTGGCTGAGTTTCATCGGTGCCGTGATCGCCTTTCGTGAGTATTCGCACCTGGGCATCGAGACCTTCGTGCAACGCCTGTCGCGCAGGGGCCGCCTGATCTGCATGGGCATCAGCAACGTCATCGTGGCGGGTTGCGCAGCGGTGTTCTTCTGGGGCACCTGGCAACAGCTCGACATCAACATCAGCATGGCGGCACCGGTTACCGGACTGTCGATGGGCTGGGTCTATGGCGTGGGGCTGTTCAGCGGCGGCGGTATCTGCCTGATCGCGATTGAACGTGTCATCCGTGTCATCACGGGTCGCACGACGGAAGAAGAAATCTCTGCCTTCTGCGGTGAAGGCGAAGCTGCCGCCATGATGCGGGAGGGCACCCAATGA
- a CDS encoding fumarylacetoacetate hydrolase family protein: MPQSTTPQSATTHADAAGRTAGIFRDDIANLTAADILPQDAAQARLLGRVWSDAAGGPCPVLVAGDRVYDLSALSPTLSGVIERSDLAARVATPSEHPDIGSVDDYLSGRSGTLLPPADLQAVKAAGVTFADSMLERVIEEQAKGDPTRALDVRKQLAPVLGDNLRGIEAGSAKAAEVKRLLQDLGLWSQYLEVGIGPDAEIFTKSQPMSSVGVGARVGIHPMSQWNNPEPEVVLSVRSDGQIVGATLGNDVNLRDVEGRSALLLGKAKDNNASCSIGPFIRLFDANFTIEQLKQVEVSLSVVGTDGFEMTGVSPMAAISRSPESLAGQLLNRNHQYPDGALLFLGTMFAPVKDRRGVGQGFTHEIGDRVEISSPLLGRLVNVVDRSDACPPWQFGLSALFQNLAKRGAFSSSSANA; this comes from the coding sequence ATGCCACAAAGCACCACCCCGCAATCGGCCACGACGCATGCCGATGCCGCCGGCCGTACCGCTGGTATTTTCCGCGATGACATCGCCAACCTGACTGCGGCCGATATCCTGCCCCAGGACGCCGCACAGGCGCGCCTGCTGGGCCGTGTGTGGTCTGACGCCGCCGGTGGCCCGTGCCCGGTGCTGGTGGCCGGCGACCGGGTCTATGACCTGTCCGCGCTGTCGCCGACCTTGTCGGGCGTGATCGAACGCAGCGACCTGGCCGCGCGGGTGGCAACGCCGTCGGAACACCCGGACATCGGTTCGGTCGATGACTACCTGAGCGGTCGCAGCGGTACCTTGTTGCCGCCCGCCGACCTGCAGGCCGTCAAGGCCGCTGGCGTGACCTTTGCCGACAGCATGCTGGAACGCGTGATCGAAGAGCAGGCCAAGGGCGATCCAACGCGTGCGCTGGATGTGCGCAAGCAGTTGGCCCCGGTGCTGGGCGACAACCTGCGTGGCATCGAGGCCGGTTCGGCCAAAGCTGCCGAGGTCAAGCGTCTGTTGCAGGACCTGGGCCTGTGGTCGCAATACCTGGAAGTGGGCATTGGTCCCGACGCCGAGATCTTCACCAAGTCGCAGCCCATGTCGTCGGTGGGCGTGGGTGCCCGTGTCGGCATCCACCCCATGTCGCAGTGGAACAACCCCGAGCCGGAAGTGGTGCTGTCGGTCCGTTCCGACGGCCAGATCGTGGGTGCCACGCTAGGCAATGATGTGAACCTGCGCGACGTTGAAGGCCGCTCGGCCCTGCTGCTGGGCAAGGCCAAGGACAACAACGCGTCCTGCTCGATCGGTCCGTTCATCCGACTGTTCGATGCGAACTTCACCATCGAACAGCTCAAGCAGGTCGAAGTCTCGCTGTCGGTGGTTGGCACCGACGGTTTCGAGATGACGGGTGTCAGCCCCATGGCCGCCATCAGCCGCTCGCCGGAAAGCCTGGCGGGCCAGCTGCTGAACCGCAATCACCAATACCCCGACGGCGCGCTGCTGTTCCTGGGCACCATGTTCGCACCGGTGAAAGACCGGCGCGGGGTGGGGCAAGGCTTCACGCACGAGATCGGTGACCGGGTCGAGATCAGCTCGCCCTTGCTGGGCCGTCTGGTCAATGTGGTGGATCGTTCGGACGCCTGCCCGCCTTGGCAGTTCGGCCTGAGCGCCTTGTTCCAGAACCTGGCCAAACGCGGCGCGTTCAGCAGCTCGTCTGCGAACGCCTGA
- a CDS encoding FadR/GntR family transcriptional regulator, whose protein sequence is MPFNQLQRADQLPTQIAMQIGREITEGRLVPGDRLPTEHALAKSFGVSRTVVREAIAQLRNEGIVESRQGIGAFVVDADRRRSIRIEDEALASHDAFRGLFQLRAPLEVEAAGLAARHHTAEELAALDAALDRMTGIDKWTRDGIVADLAFHHALAVATHNEYFTMILGFVAGRISATIDLARERTELEQIVEITIAEHRAIRDAVAARDVRGARAAMRAHIRGAASRLGLAFDGEEYDEH, encoded by the coding sequence ATGCCTTTCAATCAACTCCAGCGCGCCGACCAGTTGCCGACGCAGATCGCCATGCAGATCGGCCGCGAGATCACCGAAGGGCGGCTTGTGCCCGGTGATCGGCTTCCGACCGAGCACGCGCTTGCCAAGAGCTTTGGCGTAAGCCGCACGGTCGTGCGCGAGGCGATTGCCCAGCTGCGTAACGAGGGCATCGTGGAATCGCGGCAAGGCATTGGCGCGTTTGTGGTGGATGCCGACCGTCGCCGGTCGATCCGCATCGAAGACGAAGCGCTTGCCAGCCACGATGCGTTTCGCGGGCTGTTCCAGCTGCGTGCGCCACTGGAAGTCGAGGCCGCAGGCTTGGCGGCGCGTCATCACACGGCTGAAGAACTGGCTGCACTGGATGCCGCGCTCGACCGCATGACCGGCATCGACAAATGGACGCGTGACGGCATCGTTGCCGACCTGGCGTTTCATCATGCGCTGGCCGTGGCCACGCACAACGAATATTTCACGATGATCCTGGGTTTCGTGGCGGGTCGCATCAGCGCCACCATCGACCTGGCGCGCGAGCGTACCGAGCTTGAGCAGATCGTCGAGATCACGATTGCCGAACACCGTGCCATTCGCGATGCAGTCGCCGCCCGGGACGTGCGCGGTGCCCGCGCCGCCATGCGTGCGCACATCCGCGGCGCGGCCTCACGGCTCGGCCTGGCCTTCGATGGCGAGGAGTACGACGAACACTGA
- a CDS encoding FAD-binding oxidoreductase, with amino-acid sequence MNAVLNTVLQARAALVERLGQDAVLTDPADQARYCRDWHGDVASGTVAVIRPRSTEDVSKAMRACAELGLAVVPQGGNTGLVLGGIPDQPDHQVIISLERMNRVRRIDEDDFSAVVEAGCIVANIKEAVDAHGMLFPLGFGAEGSAQIGGSVGTNAGGINVLRYGMTRELVLGLEVVLPDGSIWDGLTTLRKDNRGISLRQLFIGAEGTLGIVTAVALKLLPRPTQVETALLGVASLHDAIALYRRARRDCCDLMTAFEFMPPEAFMLAIEAQPDLKMPIAGDYPAYVLMEVSGSGLVDIKTLLDQFLENVLEDGMVQDGVVAASRAQGINLWRFREGMNEGQAMRGVHLRTDVSVSLSTMAEFVERTLFVLKQAFPDSLSIAYGHVGDGNAHINVLPPASADIAERQRILYVGKNLINELVYEYQGSISAEHGIGRLKRPEFEQKLAPAHKALLVAIRKAIDPEGRMNPGCQVLAD; translated from the coding sequence ATGAATGCTGTGTTGAACACCGTCTTGCAGGCCCGCGCGGCGCTTGTCGAGCGCCTCGGGCAAGACGCCGTCCTGACGGACCCGGCCGACCAGGCGCGCTATTGCCGCGACTGGCACGGTGACGTGGCAAGCGGCACGGTGGCGGTGATTCGCCCGCGCAGTACCGAAGACGTTTCCAAGGCCATGCGTGCTTGTGCCGAACTGGGCCTGGCGGTCGTGCCGCAAGGTGGCAATACCGGTCTGGTGCTGGGCGGCATTCCCGATCAGCCGGACCATCAGGTCATCATCAGCCTGGAACGCATGAATCGCGTTCGCCGCATCGATGAAGATGATTTCTCTGCCGTGGTCGAGGCTGGTTGCATCGTTGCCAACATCAAGGAAGCAGTCGACGCGCACGGCATGTTGTTCCCCTTGGGATTCGGCGCGGAAGGGTCAGCGCAGATCGGCGGCAGCGTGGGCACCAATGCCGGCGGCATCAACGTGCTTCGCTACGGCATGACCCGCGAACTGGTGCTGGGGCTGGAAGTGGTGTTGCCCGACGGCAGCATCTGGGATGGCCTGACCACCTTGCGCAAGGACAACCGTGGCATCAGCCTGCGACAGTTGTTCATCGGTGCCGAAGGCACGTTGGGCATCGTCACCGCCGTGGCGCTGAAGCTGCTGCCGCGCCCGACCCAAGTGGAAACTGCCTTGCTTGGCGTGGCTTCCTTGCACGACGCCATTGCGTTGTATCGCCGCGCGCGTCGTGACTGCTGCGACCTGATGACGGCCTTTGAGTTCATGCCGCCTGAAGCCTTCATGCTGGCCATCGAAGCCCAGCCCGATCTGAAGATGCCGATTGCCGGCGACTACCCCGCCTACGTGCTGATGGAAGTGTCTGGCTCGGGCCTGGTCGACATCAAGACCTTGCTCGACCAGTTCCTGGAAAACGTGCTGGAAGACGGCATGGTGCAAGACGGGGTGGTGGCTGCATCGCGGGCGCAGGGCATCAATCTGTGGCGCTTCCGCGAAGGCATGAACGAAGGCCAGGCCATGCGTGGCGTGCATCTGCGTACCGATGTGTCGGTGTCGCTGTCGACGATGGCGGAATTTGTTGAACGCACACTGTTTGTGCTGAAGCAGGCTTTCCCGGACAGCTTGTCGATTGCTTACGGTCATGTGGGCGACGGCAATGCGCACATCAACGTATTGCCACCGGCCAGCGCCGATATCGCAGAGCGTCAGCGCATTCTGTATGTGGGCAAGAATCTGATCAACGAGCTGGTCTATGAATACCAGGGCAGCATCAGCGCTGAGCACGGCATTGGTCGCCTGAAGCGACCTGAGTTCGAACAGAAGCTGGCACCTGCGCACAAGGCGCTGCTGGTGGCAATTCGCAAGGCCATCGACCCGGAAGGTCGCATGAATCCCGGCTGCCAAGTCCTGGCAGACTGA
- the denD gene encoding D-erythronate dehydrogenase, which produces MHIAIIGAAGMIGRKLAERLVADGRLGHQEITQFSLLDVIQAQAPAGFKGPVDSRAADLSDPAASAALIDARPDVIFHLAAIVSGEAEADFDKGYRVNLDGTRYLFDAIRLASTDGYKPRVVFTSSIATFGAPLPDRIPDDFHTTPLTSYGTQKAICELLLSDYSRRGFFEGLAIRLPTVCIRPGKPNLAASGFFSSIVREPLIGQDAVLPVTDGVRHWHVSPRSAVGFLIHGATIDLAQVGPRRALSMPGVSVTVGEQIEALRRVAGDKAVALIKRVPNEDIQRMVNNWAPGFNAERATALGFTAEQTFDEIIRVHIEDELGGSLPVAS; this is translated from the coding sequence ATGCATATCGCCATCATTGGTGCCGCAGGCATGATCGGCCGCAAGCTCGCGGAAAGACTGGTTGCCGACGGTCGCCTGGGGCACCAGGAAATCACGCAGTTCAGCCTGCTGGACGTGATTCAGGCGCAGGCACCCGCAGGCTTCAAAGGGCCGGTCGACAGCCGCGCCGCAGACTTGTCCGACCCTGCCGCGTCAGCAGCTTTGATCGATGCGCGGCCCGATGTGATCTTCCATCTGGCCGCCATCGTGTCAGGCGAAGCCGAGGCCGATTTCGACAAGGGATACCGCGTCAATCTGGATGGCACGCGATATCTGTTCGATGCAATTCGCCTGGCCAGCACCGATGGCTACAAACCGCGCGTGGTCTTCACCTCGTCAATTGCCACCTTCGGTGCTCCGCTGCCCGACCGTATCCCCGACGATTTCCACACTACGCCCTTGACCAGCTACGGCACGCAGAAAGCCATCTGCGAACTGCTCTTGTCCGACTATTCGCGACGCGGCTTCTTCGAAGGTCTGGCAATTCGCCTGCCCACGGTCTGCATTCGCCCGGGCAAGCCCAATCTGGCTGCGTCGGGCTTCTTTTCCAGCATCGTGCGCGAACCGTTGATTGGCCAGGATGCCGTGCTGCCGGTGACCGATGGCGTGCGCCACTGGCATGTGTCGCCGCGCTCGGCAGTGGGCTTCCTGATTCACGGAGCCACCATCGATCTGGCGCAAGTCGGCCCGCGTCGCGCCTTGTCGATGCCCGGCGTCAGCGTCACAGTGGGTGAGCAGATCGAAGCCCTTCGCCGCGTGGCGGGAGACAAAGCCGTGGCCTTGATCAAGCGTGTACCGAATGAAGACATTCAGCGCATGGTGAACAACTGGGCACCGGGCTTCAACGCCGAACGAGCCACTGCACTGGGCTTCACGGCAGAACAGACATTCGACGAGATCATTCGCGTACATATCGAAGATGAATTAGGTGGCAGTCTTCCCGTAGCCAGCTGA
- a CDS encoding IlvD/Edd family dehydratase yields MSTPTIPKNRLRSLDWFANPDHIDMTALYLERFMNYGITPEELRSGKPIIGIAQSGSDLTPCNRIHVELVKRVRDGIRDAGGIPIEFPTHPIFENCKRPTAALDRNLAYLGLVEILYGYPLDGVVLTTGCDKTTPSALMAASTVNIPAIVLSGGPMLDGWHEGDLVGSGTVIWRSRRKLAAGAITEEEFLQTALDSAPSAGHCNTMGTASTMNAMAEALGMSLTGCAAIPAPYRERGQMAYRTGRRAVELVLEDIKPSDILTRAAFLNAIRVNTAIGGSTNAQPHLAAMARHAGVTLEPEDWQTYGYDLPLLANVQPAGKWLGERFHRAGGVPAVMWELLQAGVLDGSCPTVTGKTIAENLVGEESDDREVIKPFAEPLKETAGFLVLRGNLFDFAIMKTSVISPGFRERYLCVPGHEGVFTGKAVVFDGSEDYHKRINDPALDIDEETILVIRGAGPIGWPGSAEVVNMQPPDHLLKRGIMSLPTIGDGRQSGTADSPSILNASPESAAGGGLSWLRTGDKIRIDFNHGHCNALVSDEEIARRKQDGIPAVPPDATPWQQIYRRTVTQLVDGAVIEDAVAFRGLAQKGHPRHNH; encoded by the coding sequence ATGAGCACGCCGACTATCCCGAAAAACCGCCTGCGTTCGCTGGACTGGTTTGCCAACCCCGACCACATCGACATGACCGCGCTTTACCTTGAGCGCTTCATGAACTACGGCATCACGCCGGAAGAATTGCGCTCGGGCAAACCCATCATCGGCATTGCGCAAAGCGGCAGTGACCTGACGCCTTGCAACCGTATCCATGTGGAACTGGTCAAGCGGGTGCGCGACGGCATTCGGGACGCGGGCGGCATTCCCATTGAATTCCCCACCCACCCGATCTTCGAGAACTGCAAGCGCCCCACCGCCGCGCTGGACCGCAACCTGGCCTACCTGGGCCTGGTCGAAATTTTGTACGGCTACCCGCTGGACGGCGTGGTGCTGACCACCGGCTGTGACAAGACCACGCCATCGGCGCTGATGGCCGCATCCACCGTGAATATCCCGGCGATTGTGCTGTCGGGCGGACCGATGCTGGATGGCTGGCACGAAGGGGACTTGGTCGGGTCCGGCACCGTCATCTGGCGCTCGCGCCGCAAGCTGGCCGCAGGTGCCATCACGGAAGAAGAGTTCCTGCAAACCGCGCTCGACTCTGCCCCGTCTGCCGGCCACTGCAACACCATGGGCACCGCGTCCACCATGAACGCCATGGCCGAGGCCCTCGGCATGTCGCTGACAGGCTGTGCGGCCATTCCCGCGCCCTACCGCGAGCGCGGGCAGATGGCCTACCGCACCGGCCGCCGCGCCGTGGAACTGGTGCTGGAAGACATCAAGCCGTCAGACATCCTGACGCGTGCCGCTTTCCTGAATGCGATTCGCGTGAACACCGCCATTGGCGGCTCGACCAACGCACAGCCGCACCTGGCCGCGATGGCACGCCACGCGGGCGTCACACTGGAACCGGAAGACTGGCAGACCTACGGCTACGACCTGCCCTTGCTGGCCAACGTGCAGCCCGCCGGCAAGTGGCTGGGCGAACGCTTCCACCGTGCGGGCGGCGTGCCTGCTGTGATGTGGGAATTGCTGCAGGCAGGCGTGCTCGACGGCAGCTGCCCCACCGTCACCGGCAAGACGATTGCCGAGAACCTGGTGGGTGAAGAATCAGACGACCGTGAAGTCATCAAACCGTTTGCCGAACCGCTGAAGGAAACCGCAGGTTTCCTGGTACTGCGCGGCAACCTGTTCGACTTTGCGATCATGAAAACCAGCGTGATCTCACCGGGATTCCGCGAACGTTATCTGTGCGTGCCGGGCCACGAAGGGGTATTCACTGGCAAGGCGGTGGTGTTCGATGGTTCAGAGGATTACCACAAGCGCATCAACGACCCGGCGCTCGACATCGACGAAGAAACCATCCTGGTGATCCGGGGTGCTGGTCCCATCGGCTGGCCAGGCTCGGCCGAGGTCGTCAACATGCAACCGCCAGACCACTTGCTCAAACGCGGCATCATGAGCCTGCCCACGATTGGCGACGGCCGCCAATCCGGCACAGCCGACAGCCCGTCGATCCTGAACGCATCGCCCGAAAGCGCGGCAGGCGGCGGCCTGAGCTGGCTGCGTACGGGTGACAAGATCCGCATCGACTTCAACCACGGGCACTGCAATGCGCTGGTGAGCGACGAAGAGATCGCACGTCGCAAGCAAGACGGCATTCCGGCTGTGCCGCCCGATGCGACCCCGTGGCAGCAGATCTATCGCCGCACAGTGACGCAACTGGTGGATGGTGCCGTGATTGAAGACGCAGTGGCGTTCCGTGGTCTGGCGCAGAAGGGGCATCCGCGCCATAACCACTAA
- a CDS encoding YkvA family protein, with amino-acid sequence MPTATEKDFSEQGFWDKLKHFAVKAGSEVVEKALCLYYAAQQPSTPAWAKTVIYGALAYFILPFDAIPDFIPVAGYTDDLGALATAIVTVSMYVTEDVKEQARVKKQQWFG; translated from the coding sequence ATGCCAACTGCCACCGAAAAGGACTTCTCCGAGCAAGGCTTCTGGGACAAGCTCAAACACTTCGCCGTCAAAGCGGGCAGCGAAGTCGTAGAAAAAGCCTTGTGTCTGTACTACGCCGCCCAGCAGCCATCCACGCCCGCCTGGGCCAAGACCGTGATCTACGGCGCACTCGCGTATTTCATCCTGCCCTTCGACGCGATTCCCGACTTCATTCCCGTTGCCGGTTACACCGACGATCTGGGTGCCCTGGCCACCGCCATCGTGACGGTATCGATGTACGTGACCGAAGACGTGAAGGAACAGGCGCGGGTGAAAAAGCAGCAGTGGTTCGGCTAA
- a CDS encoding YncE family protein translates to MIRNRLLRLTLSATVLAVALAACKQVPTRPDEPAVTAPAKPAQLLRQSPAPALYELAYSPRQNALFVTSAGGFGPDAPSPKLLRLDPKTLAVQQEIALPFKGFGIALDDAAGRLYVGNSVDASITAVDIATNTVIGTLPLLKERIVNKDGRTVFAHHLRQLVVDTANNRLYAPGLSVDVESVLFVVDTRNFVLEKTIGNLGGAATGIALDSARNRIFVTNLAGQLYTIDSKSLTVTKSVDSGADQPLNLAYDRASNRLLVVDQGQESIRDYQRRMIPNFKSRNPGNRVMVLDADTNKEIKSVPTGDGPITLELDDARKRFYVTNRVAGTVTVFDSKTYELLNTLALPTHPNSLELDAPNNVLFVSVKNDPKSAEKTANESVVRLGF, encoded by the coding sequence ATGATCCGCAACCGACTCCTTCGTCTTACCCTTTCTGCGACGGTGCTTGCCGTTGCGCTGGCCGCCTGCAAACAAGTCCCGACGCGCCCGGATGAACCGGCGGTCACGGCACCGGCCAAACCCGCGCAGTTGTTGCGCCAATCGCCCGCCCCAGCCTTGTACGAACTGGCTTACAGCCCTCGCCAGAACGCCTTGTTCGTGACCTCGGCAGGCGGATTCGGCCCCGATGCACCGTCGCCCAAGCTGCTGCGCCTGGACCCGAAGACATTGGCCGTGCAGCAAGAAATTGCGCTGCCCTTCAAGGGCTTCGGCATTGCGCTGGATGATGCAGCCGGCCGCCTGTACGTCGGCAATTCGGTCGATGCCTCGATCACGGCGGTGGATATTGCCACCAACACGGTGATCGGCACGCTGCCGCTGCTGAAAGAAAGAATCGTCAACAAGGATGGGCGCACGGTGTTTGCGCACCACTTGCGTCAGCTGGTGGTCGATACCGCCAATAACCGCCTGTACGCACCCGGCCTGTCGGTCGATGTGGAAAGCGTGTTGTTCGTGGTCGACACGCGCAACTTCGTGCTGGAAAAGACCATTGGCAACCTGGGTGGCGCAGCCACTGGCATTGCCTTGGACAGCGCACGCAATCGCATCTTCGTGACCAACCTGGCAGGCCAGCTGTACACGATCGACAGCAAGTCGCTGACCGTCACCAAGAGCGTGGACAGCGGCGCAGACCAGCCACTGAATCTTGCCTACGATCGCGCCAGCAATCGCCTGCTGGTGGTCGACCAAGGCCAGGAATCGATTCGCGACTACCAGCGCCGCATGATCCCGAACTTCAAGTCGCGCAATCCCGGCAACCGCGTGATGGTGCTCGATGCGGACACCAACAAGGAGATCAAGAGCGTGCCGACCGGCGACGGTCCGATCACCCTGGAACTGGATGATGCGCGCAAGCGTTTCTATGTGACCAACCGCGTGGCGGGCACGGTAACGGTGTTCGACAGCAAGACCTATGAATTGCTCAACACCCTTGCGCTGCCGACCCACCCGAACAGCCTGGAACTGGACGCACCGAACAATGTGTTGTTCGTGTCGGTGAAGAACGACCCCAAGAGCGCGGAAAAGACTGCCAATGAAAGCGTGGTGCGTCTGGGGTTCTGA